A stretch of the Lineus longissimus chromosome 10, tnLinLong1.2, whole genome shotgun sequence genome encodes the following:
- the LOC135494947 gene encoding cation channel sperm-associated auxiliary subunit delta-like isoform X2 — MQSANFFLVGAVSIILPLYSLQQNSCPSGPVNHVIVESVPIESEIDDHGHISEEHVTVPLNTSVSYPILLHHDCIDDLTLFVGKDGVFISKDNFKTVAKTEQVAAEDYFEPVTRAVLVNNHTLFIAGGKVVVYDVYKKSVKLANGIHDDEEVTDISSFHCCAQTTQWCSDLSNVVLAYNRHENVSEFFLSVDGGLTFTEKPLPNEFSGRIYGVIVTIAYQSIRILIKTGNKASVLVSGYAGTLPTLSITPFRVMGDDINMVQVNSAYGSLLIWDEHVLYFTPNAGQTAMEVVLHQHEKSNSSYFFEEGETIRQIISTSDGNFAFLTTEMNLFYGREGFTTEAIKIFDHGKDISDETTIAFTDNGDLLILTPSNTINIHPVFQTQTIYIKDVVNRFRPQLKNCPLQILSGDHHQDVLYLDNGEDLALQAQLTRTRVENKIIISATNPGVVAVKTVYTKKSQHNEFTDSFKTTLTQKATQLEQHAAGGLTSIRTCSVKSSLTCNKNPELVTHVSVGCRPTKSIRVRQARTRCDIMKNFTYTIPADKYDPNYMDGKATKPKTLTYDYALLGCPLTVFHMESIIPTVDLYDGNKFLSEVKADYVVYEIHGRNTYNFTVKHADINCLRKPQTWRDMRLKRPGLDPGLHWNRMNYCGCNSTADCHDHVEEEGEEGEDGHGHGEEEKEEEEEEAEEEEDGHGHGHKRKKRVHSTKTGKSEKENKRALQSKTVTKSQPGTKSQSKRVVTKKRKIRSHTKSSALNKLKRKRSIEKTSGRRGLRKVGKSRTGKTSGRRGLGKVGKSRTGKTGGRRGLGKVGKSRIVKREEDDHGHEEEATTPAPAEEEHGHEEEEEEEEDEEEDGHGHAAEEASSAVEGEDHGDHARYELYETDSQIPYEILNADFPNEMTFQGHNGIYVFELIIVDASFSFCELRTKFAIEVSGASPDTQVPTLVITGGIVLVTLVAIYVIFVTMLENKRSVMKGEIESEKLKNLRIPNVAKHVIDKKEK, encoded by the exons ATGCAGTCTGCTAATTTTTTCTTGGTTGGTGCTGTTTCTATAATTTTACCACTTTATAGCCTTCAGCAAAACTCCTGTCCAAG TGGTCCAGTGAATCATGTGATTGTAGAGAGCGTCCCCATTGAATCAGAAATAGACGATCATGGACACATTTCTGAGGAACATGTCACA GTTCCTCTGAATACTAGTGTCAGCTATCCAATTCTTCTTCATCATGACTGCATTGATGATTTGACTCTTTTCGTTGG GAAAGATGGAGTGTTCATCAGTAAAGATAACTTCAAAACAGTGGCCAAAACAGAACAAGTTGCTGCGGAAGATTATTTT GAACCTGTCACTCGTGCTGTCCTTGTGAACAATCACACTCTGTTCATAGCTGGAGGTAAAGTTGTTGTCTACGATGTCTACAAAAAGTCAGTCAAGCTAGCTAATG GCATTCATGACGATGAAGAAGTGACAGACATCTCCTCCTTCCACTGCTGTGCACAGACCACCCAGTGGTGTTCCGATCTGAGCAATGTCGTCCTCGCCTACAACAGACATGAGAACGTGTCGGAGTTCTTCCTCTCCGTGGATGGTGGCCTAACATTTACCGAGAAGCCTCTCCCGAATGAGTTCTCT GGCAGAATCTATGGAGTAATTGTGACCATTGCCTACCAATCTATTAGAATCCTCATAAAAACTGGAAACAAG GCCTCAGTTTTAGTAAGTGGTTATGCGGGGACATTGCCGACTCTGTCAATCACACCCTTCAGGGTGATGGGAGATGACATCAATATGGTTCAAGTCAATTCGGCATATGGATCTCTGCTGATTTGGGATGAACACGTGCTCTACTTTACCCCAAATGCAG GTCAAACTGCAATGGAAGTTGTATTACATCAACACGAGAAGTCAAACTCTTCATATTTCTTTGAAGAAGGCGAAACGATTAGACAAATTATTTCAA CAAGTGATGGTAACTTTGCATTCCTCACGACTGAGATGAATTTGTTCTATGGGAGGGAAGGATTCACAACAGAGGCAATAAAA ATTTTTGACCACGGTAAAGACATCTCAGATGAGACGACTATTGCATTCACCGACAATGGAGACCTCTTGATCTTGACACCAAGCAACACCATAAACATTCATCCAGTCTTCCAAACCCAGACAATCTACATCAAAGATGTCGTGAATCGTTTCCGTCCACAGTTAAAGAATTGTCCG CTGCAGATCTTATCTGGGGACCACCACCAAGATGTCCTGTACCTGGACAATGGTGAGGACCTGGCCTTGCAGGCACAACTCACAAGAACAAGGGTAGAGAACAAGATCATCATTAGCGCCACGAATCCTGGCGTTGTTGCAGTCAAAACCGTTTATACCAAAAAGAGTCAACATAACGAGTTCACAGACAGTTTT aaaACTACCCTGACCCAGAAAGCAACTCAACTTGAACAACA CGCCGCTGGTGGTTTAACTAGCATCCGAACATGTAGTGTGAAATCAAGCTTGACTTGTAACAAAAACCCTGAACTGGTGACGCATGTGTCTGTAGGATGCCGACCCACAAAGAGCATCCGTGTACGGCAAGCCAGAACCAGATGTGACATCATGAAGAACTTCACATATACTATTCCTGC AGATAAATATGATCCGAATTATATGGATGGTAAAGCTACCAAACCTAAGACGCTGACATACGATTATGCTCTGTTAGGATGTCCTCTGACGGTCTTCCACATGGAGAGTATCATTCCTACAGTCGACTT GTATGATGGCAACAAATTCCTGAGTGAAGTCAAGGCAGACTATGTTGTGTATGAGATCCATGGTCGTAACACATACAACTTCACAGTTAAGCATGCTGATATCAATTGCCTTCGAAAACCTCAGACTTGGAGAGATATGCGTTTGAAACGCCCTGGGCTAGACCCTGGACTACACTGGAATAGAATG AATTATTGTGGCTGCAATTCGACAGCGGATTGTCACGATCACGTGGAGGAGGAGGGTGAGGAGGGAGAagatggtcacggtcatggagaagaagaaaaagaagaagaagaagaagaagctgaagaagaagaggatggGCATGGGCATGGGCATAAAAGAAAAAAGAGAGTTCACTCAACCAAAACAGGAAAATCAGAGAAAGAGAACAAGAGAGCTCTGCAGAGTAAAACCGTGactaagtcacaacctgggacaaagtcacaatcaaagAGAGTTGTGACAAAGAAGAGGAAGATCAGGTCTCATACAAAAAGTTCCGCCTTGAATAAGTTGAAGAGAAAGCGTTCCATAGAGAAGACGAGCGGGAGAAGAGGACTGAGGAAAGTGGGGAAGAGCAGGACAGGGAAGACAAGTGGGAGAAGAGGACTGGGGAAAGTGGGGAAGAGCAGGACAGGGAAGACAGGTGGGAGAAGAGGCCTGGGGAAAGTGGGGAAGAGCAGGATAGTGAAGAGGGAGGAAGATGACCATGGCCATGAGGAGGAAGCTACAACTCCAGCACCTGCTGAGGAGGAACATGGccatgaagaggaagaagaagaagaag aagatgaagaagaggatggccatggccatgcagCTGAAGAAGCATCTAGTGCCGTGGAGGGAGAGGACCATGGAGACCATGCCCGCTATGAGCTTTATGAAACAGATTCACAAATACCGTACGAAATATTAAATGCCGATTTTCCCAATGAAATGACCTTTCAGGGCCACAATGGAATCTATGTGTTTGAATTGATCATTGTGGACGCAAGTTTTAG
- the LOC135494947 gene encoding cation channel sperm-associated auxiliary subunit delta-like isoform X1, whose protein sequence is MQSANFFLVGAVSIILPLYSLQQNSCPSGPVNHVIVESVPIESEIDDHGHISEEHVTVPLNTSVSYPILLHHDCIDDLTLFVGKDGVFISKDNFKTVAKTEQVAAEDYFEPVTRAVLVNNHTLFIAGGKVVVYDVYKKSVKLANGIHDDEEVTDISSFHCCAQTTQWCSDLSNVVLAYNRHENVSEFFLSVDGGLTFTEKPLPNEFSGRIYGVIVTIAYQSIRILIKTGNKASVLVSGYAGTLPTLSITPFRVMGDDINMVQVNSAYGSLLIWDEHVLYFTPNAGQTAMEVVLHQHEKSNSSYFFEEGETIRQIISTSDGNFAFLTTEMNLFYGREGFTTEAIKIFDHGKDISDETTIAFTDNGDLLILTPSNTINIHPVFQTQTIYIKDVVNRFRPQLKNCPLQILSGDHHQDVLYLDNGEDLALQAQLTRTRVENKIIISATNPGVVAVKTVYTKKSQHNEFTDSFKTTLTQKATQLEQHAAGGLTSIRTCSVKSSLTCNKNPELVTHVSVGCRPTKSIRVRQARTRCDIMKNFTYTIPADKYDPNYMDGKATKPKTLTYDYALLGCPLTVFHMESIIPTVDLYDGNKFLSEVKADYVVYEIHGRNTYNFTVKHADINCLRKPQTWRDMRLKRPGLDPGLHWNRMNYCGCNSTADCHDHVEEEGEEGEDGHGHGEEEKEEEEEEAEEEEDGHGHGHKRKKRVHSTKTGKSEKENKRALQSKTVTKSQPGTKSQSKRVVTKKRKIRSHTKSSALNKLKRKRSIEKTSGRRGLRKVGKSRTGKTSGRRGLGKVGKSRTGKTGGRRGLGKVGKSRIVKREEDDHGHEEEATTPAPAEEEHGHEEEEEEEEEDEEEDGHGHAAEEASSAVEGEDHGDHARYELYETDSQIPYEILNADFPNEMTFQGHNGIYVFELIIVDASFSFCELRTKFAIEVSGASPDTQVPTLVITGGIVLVTLVAIYVIFVTMLENKRSVMKGEIESEKLKNLRIPNVAKHVIDKKEK, encoded by the exons ATGCAGTCTGCTAATTTTTTCTTGGTTGGTGCTGTTTCTATAATTTTACCACTTTATAGCCTTCAGCAAAACTCCTGTCCAAG TGGTCCAGTGAATCATGTGATTGTAGAGAGCGTCCCCATTGAATCAGAAATAGACGATCATGGACACATTTCTGAGGAACATGTCACA GTTCCTCTGAATACTAGTGTCAGCTATCCAATTCTTCTTCATCATGACTGCATTGATGATTTGACTCTTTTCGTTGG GAAAGATGGAGTGTTCATCAGTAAAGATAACTTCAAAACAGTGGCCAAAACAGAACAAGTTGCTGCGGAAGATTATTTT GAACCTGTCACTCGTGCTGTCCTTGTGAACAATCACACTCTGTTCATAGCTGGAGGTAAAGTTGTTGTCTACGATGTCTACAAAAAGTCAGTCAAGCTAGCTAATG GCATTCATGACGATGAAGAAGTGACAGACATCTCCTCCTTCCACTGCTGTGCACAGACCACCCAGTGGTGTTCCGATCTGAGCAATGTCGTCCTCGCCTACAACAGACATGAGAACGTGTCGGAGTTCTTCCTCTCCGTGGATGGTGGCCTAACATTTACCGAGAAGCCTCTCCCGAATGAGTTCTCT GGCAGAATCTATGGAGTAATTGTGACCATTGCCTACCAATCTATTAGAATCCTCATAAAAACTGGAAACAAG GCCTCAGTTTTAGTAAGTGGTTATGCGGGGACATTGCCGACTCTGTCAATCACACCCTTCAGGGTGATGGGAGATGACATCAATATGGTTCAAGTCAATTCGGCATATGGATCTCTGCTGATTTGGGATGAACACGTGCTCTACTTTACCCCAAATGCAG GTCAAACTGCAATGGAAGTTGTATTACATCAACACGAGAAGTCAAACTCTTCATATTTCTTTGAAGAAGGCGAAACGATTAGACAAATTATTTCAA CAAGTGATGGTAACTTTGCATTCCTCACGACTGAGATGAATTTGTTCTATGGGAGGGAAGGATTCACAACAGAGGCAATAAAA ATTTTTGACCACGGTAAAGACATCTCAGATGAGACGACTATTGCATTCACCGACAATGGAGACCTCTTGATCTTGACACCAAGCAACACCATAAACATTCATCCAGTCTTCCAAACCCAGACAATCTACATCAAAGATGTCGTGAATCGTTTCCGTCCACAGTTAAAGAATTGTCCG CTGCAGATCTTATCTGGGGACCACCACCAAGATGTCCTGTACCTGGACAATGGTGAGGACCTGGCCTTGCAGGCACAACTCACAAGAACAAGGGTAGAGAACAAGATCATCATTAGCGCCACGAATCCTGGCGTTGTTGCAGTCAAAACCGTTTATACCAAAAAGAGTCAACATAACGAGTTCACAGACAGTTTT aaaACTACCCTGACCCAGAAAGCAACTCAACTTGAACAACA CGCCGCTGGTGGTTTAACTAGCATCCGAACATGTAGTGTGAAATCAAGCTTGACTTGTAACAAAAACCCTGAACTGGTGACGCATGTGTCTGTAGGATGCCGACCCACAAAGAGCATCCGTGTACGGCAAGCCAGAACCAGATGTGACATCATGAAGAACTTCACATATACTATTCCTGC AGATAAATATGATCCGAATTATATGGATGGTAAAGCTACCAAACCTAAGACGCTGACATACGATTATGCTCTGTTAGGATGTCCTCTGACGGTCTTCCACATGGAGAGTATCATTCCTACAGTCGACTT GTATGATGGCAACAAATTCCTGAGTGAAGTCAAGGCAGACTATGTTGTGTATGAGATCCATGGTCGTAACACATACAACTTCACAGTTAAGCATGCTGATATCAATTGCCTTCGAAAACCTCAGACTTGGAGAGATATGCGTTTGAAACGCCCTGGGCTAGACCCTGGACTACACTGGAATAGAATG AATTATTGTGGCTGCAATTCGACAGCGGATTGTCACGATCACGTGGAGGAGGAGGGTGAGGAGGGAGAagatggtcacggtcatggagaagaagaaaaagaagaagaagaagaagaagctgaagaagaagaggatggGCATGGGCATGGGCATAAAAGAAAAAAGAGAGTTCACTCAACCAAAACAGGAAAATCAGAGAAAGAGAACAAGAGAGCTCTGCAGAGTAAAACCGTGactaagtcacaacctgggacaaagtcacaatcaaagAGAGTTGTGACAAAGAAGAGGAAGATCAGGTCTCATACAAAAAGTTCCGCCTTGAATAAGTTGAAGAGAAAGCGTTCCATAGAGAAGACGAGCGGGAGAAGAGGACTGAGGAAAGTGGGGAAGAGCAGGACAGGGAAGACAAGTGGGAGAAGAGGACTGGGGAAAGTGGGGAAGAGCAGGACAGGGAAGACAGGTGGGAGAAGAGGCCTGGGGAAAGTGGGGAAGAGCAGGATAGTGAAGAGGGAGGAAGATGACCATGGCCATGAGGAGGAAGCTACAACTCCAGCACCTGCTGAGGAGGAACATGGccatgaagaggaagaagaagaagaag aagaagatgaagaagaggatggccatggccatgcagCTGAAGAAGCATCTAGTGCCGTGGAGGGAGAGGACCATGGAGACCATGCCCGCTATGAGCTTTATGAAACAGATTCACAAATACCGTACGAAATATTAAATGCCGATTTTCCCAATGAAATGACCTTTCAGGGCCACAATGGAATCTATGTGTTTGAATTGATCATTGTGGACGCAAGTTTTAG